The window GTGTCCGAGTTCGTCTGCCGGGTACTTAATTTCATGGATTCCCGCGGCTACGACCACGTCGTGCCCAAGCATCCCGACTCGAGCATCGACGAGCGCCCGCTACTGGACTTCACCCCCGGCTACGTGCTGCGGGCACTGGACCGTCTACCCAAGGCCGGCTCACGGTCACCGTGGCGGCTCAAGCAGAACTATCTGCTCGACCTACGGCTGATCCGGCATGGCAAGGTTGACGACGAAGCTCTGGACTTCTCGAAAAGCCGTGCTGCCGCAGGTGTTTAGCCGGCGGCGGCGACGACGATCCCGTCGTCGTCACTGTAGGCGAGCTCGCCGGGGTGGAACGTCACCCCGCCGAAACTGACCGGGACGTCCCGTTCCCCGGCGCCGCTCTTGGTGCTCTTGCGAGGGTTGGTACCCAGCGCCTTGATGCCGATATCGAGGGTGCGCAGCGTCGCGGCATCGCGCACGGCGCCGTGGACGATGATCCCGGCCCAGCCGTTGGAGCGTCCGAGTTCGGCGATGACGTCACCCACCAGGGCGGTGTGCACCGAGGCGTCGCCGTCGATCACCAGCACCCGTCCGGCGCCCGGCTCGGAGAGCACCGACTTCAGCAGCGCGTTGTCCTGGAAACAGCGCACCGTGCTGATGGGCCCGGCGAATTCGGTGCGACCGCCGAATTGGCGGAACTGGACGTCACAACTGCGGACGTCGGGCCCGATGTCGTCGACGAGGTCGGCAGTGGGGCGGAAGGTGACCGTCACCCGGCCATTATCGCAAGCCCCGATGGACGACGATCTCGCCGCGTCAGGGTCGAGCTCACTCGTCGTCGCGCCACAACCGCCGCACGATCAGCGCGATCAGCACGACCAGGGCGATGCCGACGGCGAATGGCAGCGGCGAGCGTCCGGCCTCGGGTACCGCCGGAGCCGGCGGACGAGACACCGGGTTGGTGGCGTGCTCGACGGTGGACTTGGCATTGGCGGCGGCTTCCCGCGCCGCCTCGGCCAGCGGCGGAGAACCGTTTCCGGCGACCAGGGCAGCGTGCGGGGCGGGCGGTTCGAGCGCGGGCGGCTCCACCGCCGGTTCGAGCGCGGGCTGAGTCTTCTTGGCCGGCGCTCTCCTCGGCGGAACTTTCCTGGCGGCGTCGGCAGCCTTGGCCGGAGCTTTCTTGGCAGCCTTCTTCGCCGGCGCCTTTTTGGCCGGCGCCTTTTTGGCCGGCGCCTTTTTGGCC is drawn from Candidatus Mycolicibacterium alkanivorans and contains these coding sequences:
- a CDS encoding nucleoid-structuring protein H-NS, whose product is MAEAQDPPNEGEATPPAPQPPESAAVKKTPADKTPAKKAPAKKAPAKKAPAKKAAKKAPAKAADAARKVPPRRAPAKKTQPALEPAVEPPALEPPAPHAALVAGNGSPPLAEAAREAAANAKSTVEHATNPVSRPPAPAVPEAGRSPLPFAVGIALVVLIALIVRRLWRDDE
- the rraA gene encoding ribonuclease E activity regulator RraA produces the protein MTVTFRPTADLVDDIGPDVRSCDVQFRQFGGRTEFAGPISTVRCFQDNALLKSVLSEPGAGRVLVIDGDASVHTALVGDVIAELGRSNGWAGIIVHGAVRDAATLRTLDIGIKALGTNPRKSTKSGAGERDVPVSFGGVTFHPGELAYSDDDGIVVAAAG